TGTTCGACGCCGCGTCGCTCCGCCGTTCGTCGCGGTACGTCAACGCCGTCTCGTAACGATGGTGGCCGTCGGCGATGATCAGCTTCTGCTCCGCCATCAGCGCCTGCACCTGTGCGATCACACTCGCATCGGCGATCGCCCAGAGGCGGTGGACAACGCCAAATTCATCAGTGATTTCGACATCAGCCTTGCGATCAGACAACAGCAGTCGGTCGACCGCCTTTGCCGGGTCGCTATATAGCATGAAGAGCTGTCCCGAGTGCGCGCGCGTCGCCCGCAACAGGTTCAGACGGTCGGCTTTGGGGCCGGAATGTGTCTGCTCGTGCCGGAAGACGATGCCGCGGTCGTAGTCTTCGAGCTGGCCGAGCGCGATGAAGCCCCGACGCTCGGCTGCGCGCTCACTGCCCGGGACCGCAAAGCGCTGAGAATAGGCATAGATGGAGGCGGCAGCGTCCTGCCGCAGGATCCCCTCTGCCCGCCAGCGGCCCAAATGGGCGGCAGCGGCGGCGTAGACGTCGCCGCCGGGCTCGAGCCGGCTGTTTCCCAGCTCGATCCGGACCAGGTTATAAGGGCTGGCGGCGTAATACCGCTCCTGCATCGCCGGGGTGATCTTGTCGTAGGGCTGGGTGAGGACGTTTTCCAGCCGCACGCGGTCAGAGGCGTAACGCAGCGCGCGGAACGGGAACAGACTTGCCATCGGGGGACTTACGCGCGATTGTAGCAAAGGAAACGTGCTCCGCCCGCGCGGCCAGAAAACCTGCTGCTTCCCAATGCCATCTCATAGAGGGCAGATACCCACGCAGTCGGCGGCGGGGCAGGGTTCTAGGCTCGCCGAAACGGCATCGCCGGTGTGGTAACATTCGCTGAAACCGAGGAAAAATCCAGGGCCCGCTGTCGTGGCGAGCCGGGTTCCCCAATGTTGACCCATGGTCCGCTTCCGCCGGTCGCGCACCCTTTTGGTCGCTCCCGTCTGCTCGCTCTGCTTCTGCTCGTGCTGCTCGCCTGTCCAGGACTGACGTGGGCGCAGGGCGAGGAGCAGAACGTCCACGTGAAGCCGCTGCCCAAGCCTGACCCGCAGCCAGCCAACGTTCCTATCGATCCCTCGCTCAAGACGCACACCAAGCCGGTGAAGGTGGATGTGGACCTGGTGCTCGTGCCCGTCACCATCACCGACGACTGGAACCGCCTGGTCACCGGCCTGGAGCGCGACAATTTCCTGCTCTATGAAGGCAAGGACCAGCAGGATATCCGCCACTTCTCGAATGAGGACACCCCGGTATCGCTGGGCGTGATCTTCGATATTTCCGGCTCCATGGCCAACAAGATCGACAAGGCGAAAGAAGCAGTGATCGAGTTCTTCAAGACGGCGAACCCGCAGGATGAGTTCTTCCTGGTGACATTCTCCGAGCGTCCCGAACTACTTTCCGATTTTACCCGCTCCGTGGAAGACATCCAGGGCCGCCTGGTCTATGTCGTCCCCAAGGGTCGCACTTCGCTGCTCGACGCCATTTACCTCGGCATGAACAAGATGCGCGACGGCCAGAACAGCAAGAAGGCGTTGCTCATCATCTCCGACGGTGGCGATAACCGCAGCCGTTACACCGAGAGCGAGATCAAGGCGCTGGTGAAGGAAGCCGACGTCCAGGTCTACGCCATCGGCATCTTCGATTTCAGCCCTAATACTCCGGAAGAGCGCTTGGGGCCGGAGCTGCTGAGCGAGATCACCGAAGTGACCGGCGGCAGGACCTTCACCATCGATAGTCCCAGCGAGCTCACCGACGTCGCCACCAAGATCGGCATCGAACTGCGCAACCAATATGTGATCGGATACCGTCCTAAGAATCCGGGTAAGGACGGCAAGTGGCGAAAGATCAAGGTCAAGTTGCTACCGCCGAAAGGACTCCCCCATCTGCATGTCTATTCGAAGACGGGCTACTATGCACCCACGGAATAATCCGCTTCTCGCGATCTTTCTTATCGCTCTTGTCGCGTCGCTACTGCCGGCCCCGCGTTTGCTGGCGCAGCAGGGCCAAGTCACGCCTGAGGAACTCGAGCGTCTGCCCCGCTCCACCTCTTCGGTGAGCGAGGTGCCGCCGGCGCAGCCCAGCAACGCCCCCGTCACGCCGTCACGGGGCGCGCAACCGCCGTCCCAGCCCGGCACCCAGCCTGGCCAGATGGAGCAGCGCGGCGAGACTTACGTCTACAAGACTGAAGTCCAGGAAGTGCAGCTCTACGCCACCGTCTATGACCAGAACCGGCGTATGGTGACGAACCTTCGCAGCAACGATTTTGCCGTCTTCGAAAACAACGAGTCGCAGAAGATCACCAGCTTCCGCCTGATGGACGTTCCCGTTTCGCTCGGCATCATCGTGGATAATTCCGGTTCCATGCGCGACAAGCGTTCGGCGGTGAACACCGCCGCGCTCAACCTGGTGCGCGCTTCCAATCCCAAGGATGAGGTCTTCATCGTCAATTTCAACGACGAATACTGGCTCGACCAGGACTTCACCGCCAACATCGGGTTGATGAAAGAGGCGCTCGACAAGGTCGATTCCCGTGGCGGCACCGCGCTCTATGACGCCGTCATGGCCTCCGCCGACCACCTGGTCAAGAACGGCACCAAGGATAAGAAAGCGCTCATCGTCGTCACCGACGGCGAAGATAACGCCAGCCGCGAATCGCTCGAGCGCGCCGTCCGGGCGCTGCAAGACGAGAATGGCCCGGTCGTCTACACCATCGGCATCCTGGGCGACGATCGCGAAGCCAAGCGCGCCAAACGCGCGCTCACCCAACTCGCCCTCGAGACTGGCGGCGTCTACTTCTTCCCCAAGGACGCCACGGAGGTGGATGAGATCAGCCGCGCCGTGGCGCATGACATCCGCAATCAGTACATCATCGGCTACAAACCGACGCGGCCGCAGAGCCAGGGCGGCTATCGCACGGTGAAGGTCGAGGCCCGCGCCAGCGGCTATGGCAAGCTGCAGGTCCGCACCCGCAGCGGCTACTATGCCGAGCAGCAGCGCGCCGCAAAACAACAGCCGTAGTCGCAAGGACGTCTGGTAGAGACGGGGCTCGCCCCGCCTCTTTTCCTTTTACCGCCCATTTGACCTCGCGCCGCACGCGCCGTTACCCTTGCTAGTCAACCGCCAGGCCAACGTCAGGAAGACATGAAGACACACGGATGAAGACCACCCTAGCGGCCCACCACCTGCGCGTCGCCGAGAACATCACCGAACTCGTGGGCGCGACCCCCATGCTTCATCTGCGGCGGCTGGCGCCGGCGGGCGCGGCCGACGTCTATGCCAAGCTCGAGTACATGAATCCCGGCGGCAGCGTGAAAGACCGCGCTGCTATCGGGATGATCGAGGAAGCGGAACGCTCCGGGAAGCTCAAGCCCGGCGGCACCATCGTGGAAGCCACCGCCGGCAACACCGGCGTGGGCCTGGCACTCATCGGCGTCAACAAGGGATATAAGGTGGTGTTCTTCGTCCCCGAACGGTTCTCGATGGAGAAGATCAAGATCATGGAGGCTCTCGGCGCCCGGGTCTTTCGCACACCCGACGCCGAGGGGATGCAGGGCGCCATCGCCCGCGCCAAACAGCTTGCCGCCGAGACGCCCAACGCTTTCGTCGCCCTCCAGTTCGAGAACCCCGCCAATCCTGAGTTCCATCACGAGACCACCGCCGCCGAGATCTTCGAGCAGATGGAGGGCAAGATCGACGCCATCGCCATCGGCGTGGGCACCGGCGGCACCTTCTCCGGCGTGGCGCGCTACTTGAAAGAACGCCTGAAGCATGTCCGTTGCGTCGCGGTCGAGACCGAAGGCTCCGTCCTCGGCGGCGGCCCGCCCGGTCCGCACAAGGTGGAAGGCATCGGCGCCAGCTTCATGCCGAAAGCGTTCGATCGCACGCTGGCCGACGAGATCTTCATGGTCGCGGACACGGATGCGTTCCAGATGGTGAAAGATCTGGCGCGCAAAGAAGGCGTGCTTGGCGGCTCCAGCGCCGGCGCCAACGCGTTTGCCGCTATCGCCGTCGCCAAACAGCTGGGCGCGGGGAAGCGCGTGGTCACCGTGATCCCCGACCTGGCCGAGCGCTACATGTCAAAAAAGATATTCGATGGCGGGATCTGAATCATCTTTAGAAGAGTCGTGCTTTTCGTTCTGATAAAGGATCAATGACAGAGAAGAGCAACTTCCGCGGTTTTGCCACCC
This window of the Acidobacteriota bacterium genome carries:
- a CDS encoding DUF1015 domain-containing protein; its protein translation is MASLFPFRALRYASDRVRLENVLTQPYDKITPAMQERYYAASPYNLVRIELGNSRLEPGGDVYAAAAAHLGRWRAEGILRQDAAASIYAYSQRFAVPGSERAAERRGFIALGQLEDYDRGIVFRHEQTHSGPKADRLNLLRATRAHSGQLFMLYSDPAKAVDRLLLSDRKADVEITDEFGVVHRLWAIADASVIAQVQALMAEQKLIIADGHHRYETALTYRDERRSDAASNTAPELSAKCANAPYERVMMTFVNMDAEGLVILPTHRVVHSLAMFDAEQLLRGALRYFDIDPLPREVDARGIHAALAGTTAETGLVAFTGERNVLLKARREALAALLPELSPQQRELDVVALHRVLLEKILGISEVAIREQRNVAYTRDAGEAIARVRSSQADAAFLMNAVRIEQMRDIAFAGGVLPQKSTDFYPKLLSGLAIYAME
- a CDS encoding VWA domain-containing protein, with protein sequence MLTHGPLPPVAHPFGRSRLLALLLLVLLACPGLTWAQGEEQNVHVKPLPKPDPQPANVPIDPSLKTHTKPVKVDVDLVLVPVTITDDWNRLVTGLERDNFLLYEGKDQQDIRHFSNEDTPVSLGVIFDISGSMANKIDKAKEAVIEFFKTANPQDEFFLVTFSERPELLSDFTRSVEDIQGRLVYVVPKGRTSLLDAIYLGMNKMRDGQNSKKALLIISDGGDNRSRYTESEIKALVKEADVQVYAIGIFDFSPNTPEERLGPELLSEITEVTGGRTFTIDSPSELTDVATKIGIELRNQYVIGYRPKNPGKDGKWRKIKVKLLPPKGLPHLHVYSKTGYYAPTE
- the cysK gene encoding cysteine synthase A; this translates as MRVAENITELVGATPMLHLRRLAPAGAADVYAKLEYMNPGGSVKDRAAIGMIEEAERSGKLKPGGTIVEATAGNTGVGLALIGVNKGYKVVFFVPERFSMEKIKIMEALGARVFRTPDAEGMQGAIARAKQLAAETPNAFVALQFENPANPEFHHETTAAEIFEQMEGKIDAIAIGVGTGGTFSGVARYLKERLKHVRCVAVETEGSVLGGGPPGPHKVEGIGASFMPKAFDRTLADEIFMVADTDAFQMVKDLARKEGVLGGSSAGANAFAAIAVAKQLGAGKRVVTVIPDLAERYMSKKIFDGGI
- a CDS encoding VWA domain-containing protein; amino-acid sequence: MHPRNNPLLAIFLIALVASLLPAPRLLAQQGQVTPEELERLPRSTSSVSEVPPAQPSNAPVTPSRGAQPPSQPGTQPGQMEQRGETYVYKTEVQEVQLYATVYDQNRRMVTNLRSNDFAVFENNESQKITSFRLMDVPVSLGIIVDNSGSMRDKRSAVNTAALNLVRASNPKDEVFIVNFNDEYWLDQDFTANIGLMKEALDKVDSRGGTALYDAVMASADHLVKNGTKDKKALIVVTDGEDNASRESLERAVRALQDENGPVVYTIGILGDDREAKRAKRALTQLALETGGVYFFPKDATEVDEISRAVAHDIRNQYIIGYKPTRPQSQGGYRTVKVEARASGYGKLQVRTRSGYYAEQQRAAKQQP